A genome region from Thalassotalea euphylliae includes the following:
- a CDS encoding NADH:flavin oxidoreductase — translation MSSAQLFEQVSLGPLTLENRTVMAPMTRTFSPGNVPNDLVVEYYRRRAQGGVGLIITEGTCVGHKAASGYPNVPFIAGDDALAGWKKVVDAVHAEGGKIAPQLWHVGAIRKPGVEPGGDLPGYGPSGMAFPGKQTGHEMTQADIDEVIESFVQAAVDAKAIGFDAVEIHGAHGYLIDQFFWEGTNQRTDEYGGDLAARSKFAIELVTKMRAAVGDDYPIIFRWSQWKQQDYSARLVETPEALEAFLKPLADAGVDIFHCSQRRFWEPEFEGSDLNLAGWVKKVTGKPTITVGSVGLNQDFLPEDGTSNFKDAETVSLDNLLDRIGKQEFDLVAVGRALISNPDWVNKVKAGEFDSLKAFDKAQLAELV, via the coding sequence ATGAGCAGTGCACAACTTTTTGAACAAGTGTCATTAGGGCCATTAACCCTAGAAAACCGCACCGTAATGGCGCCTATGACCCGTACTTTTTCACCTGGCAATGTGCCAAATGACTTAGTGGTTGAATACTATCGTCGCCGCGCTCAAGGTGGTGTTGGCTTAATTATCACTGAAGGCACCTGTGTTGGTCACAAGGCAGCTTCAGGTTATCCGAATGTGCCGTTTATTGCCGGTGATGACGCATTAGCAGGGTGGAAAAAAGTGGTTGATGCGGTACATGCTGAAGGCGGCAAAATTGCCCCGCAACTATGGCATGTTGGCGCAATTCGCAAGCCGGGCGTTGAGCCGGGTGGTGATTTACCGGGTTATGGTCCATCGGGTATGGCATTCCCAGGTAAACAAACTGGTCATGAAATGACGCAAGCGGACATTGACGAAGTTATCGAATCCTTTGTACAAGCGGCAGTAGATGCCAAAGCCATTGGTTTTGACGCAGTTGAAATTCACGGCGCACATGGCTACTTAATCGATCAATTCTTCTGGGAAGGTACCAACCAACGCACTGATGAGTACGGCGGCGACTTAGCGGCGCGCTCTAAATTTGCGATTGAATTGGTCACTAAGATGCGTGCCGCCGTCGGTGATGACTACCCCATTATCTTCCGTTGGTCTCAGTGGAAGCAACAAGATTACAGCGCACGTTTAGTGGAAACACCTGAAGCACTTGAAGCCTTCTTAAAACCGTTAGCTGATGCTGGTGTTGATATCTTCCACTGTTCTCAACGCCGTTTCTGGGAGCCAGAATTTGAAGGTAGCGACTTAAACCTTGCCGGTTGGGTGAAAAAAGTTACGGGTAAACCCACCATCACCGTTGGCAGTGTTGGCTTAAATCAAGACTTCCTGCCAGAAGATGGCACCAGTAACTTTAAAGATGCTGAAACTGTTAGCCTAGATAACTTGTTAGATCGTATCGGTAAGCAGGAATTTGACTTAGTTGCGGTTGGCCGTGCGTTGATCTCTAACCCAGATTGGGTAAACAAAGTAAAAGCTGGCGAATTCGACAGCCTAAAAGCCTTTGATAAAGCGCAACTTGCTGAATTAGTCTAG
- a CDS encoding TetR/AcrR family transcriptional regulator gives MQTRSKNRKEQIISVAMDLLQTHGFENFSYLDIANRLAITKASIHHHFPKKEDLGVALCQAIQDWHEVEFRKILLANISAQQKLDTYINANLRYACGKNKICPLSSLQVDIASLPTAMRPGLKALDEHELDFITQVLAQGRQQGEFNFAGETKGQAMVVVLACKAALQYSRVHGDDIFEQTMAQIMTLLGSTAMVQASLQQTG, from the coding sequence ATGCAAACACGTTCCAAAAATCGCAAAGAGCAAATTATCTCAGTGGCTATGGATTTATTACAAACCCATGGTTTTGAGAATTTTAGCTATTTGGATATCGCCAATCGCCTCGCCATTACTAAGGCCAGTATTCATCATCATTTTCCGAAAAAGGAAGATCTGGGTGTGGCGCTGTGTCAGGCCATTCAAGACTGGCATGAAGTGGAATTTCGCAAAATTTTACTGGCAAATATCAGTGCGCAACAAAAGCTTGATACCTACATTAATGCCAATCTGCGCTATGCCTGTGGTAAGAATAAAATTTGCCCATTAAGTAGCTTGCAAGTAGATATCGCCTCCTTGCCAACGGCGATGCGGCCGGGGTTAAAGGCGCTGGACGAACACGAGTTGGATTTTATTACCCAAGTGTTGGCGCAGGGCAGGCAACAAGGCGAGTTTAATTTTGCGGGTGAGACTAAAGGGCAAGCCATGGTGGTTGTATTGGCCTGCAAGGCAGCGCTGCAATATTCTCGTGTGCATGGCGATGATATTTTTGAACAAACCATGGCGCAAATTATGACTTTACTTGGCTCGACAGCAATGGTGCAAGCGAGCTTACAGCAAACCGGTTAA
- a CDS encoding LysR family transcriptional regulator produces the protein MTSNSNASSSLSSGTNTKLFDGVVVFTQLINSGSFTAAAEATGHSTSYISKEINKLEARLGVRLINRTTRSLGLTPEGKLYYEQCVQLVQDGEQALGLMHQHDMVPRGTLRISCPVALSNDYLQPILSRFMAKYPQVELLLDLNDRKVDVIQDGFDAVIRATHQLEESSLICRKIMSGKAYTVASHDYVQQYGEPQHPEELKHHRCLCYSNLKQPTRWQYLDKEGQTFMADVNPSMMCNNSDMELAMALDGHGICRLPAFTMQSALDDGKLAILFSDYPQADVDVYVVYPSRKHLSPKVRAFIDMLVDCSSVHSLP, from the coding sequence ATGACTTCTAATTCCAATGCAAGTTCTTCATTAAGTAGCGGCACCAATACCAAATTATTTGATGGTGTGGTGGTGTTTACCCAATTAATTAATAGCGGCAGTTTTACCGCGGCTGCCGAAGCAACCGGTCACTCGACGTCTTATATCAGCAAAGAAATTAACAAGCTGGAGGCGCGGCTTGGGGTCAGATTAATCAACCGCACCACGCGTTCACTTGGCCTGACGCCGGAAGGCAAACTTTACTACGAGCAATGTGTGCAACTTGTTCAAGATGGTGAGCAAGCATTAGGTTTAATGCATCAGCACGATATGGTGCCTCGCGGTACGCTGAGAATAAGTTGCCCAGTCGCGTTGTCGAACGATTATTTACAGCCCATTTTATCGCGTTTTATGGCTAAGTATCCGCAGGTAGAGTTGCTGCTCGATCTCAATGATCGCAAAGTGGATGTGATTCAAGATGGCTTCGATGCGGTGATCCGCGCCACTCATCAACTGGAGGAGTCCAGTTTAATTTGCCGAAAAATTATGTCAGGTAAGGCTTATACGGTTGCTTCACACGACTATGTGCAGCAATACGGCGAGCCTCAGCACCCAGAAGAACTCAAACATCATCGCTGCCTGTGCTACTCCAATTTAAAACAGCCAACCCGTTGGCAGTATCTAGATAAAGAGGGGCAAACCTTCATGGCGGATGTTAATCCCAGCATGATGTGCAACAACTCAGACATGGAATTAGCGATGGCGCTAGATGGTCATGGTATCTGTCGATTGCCAGCCTTTACCATGCAATCGGCGCTAGATGACGGCAAACTCGCGATATTGTTTTCGGACTATCCACAAGCCGATGTTGATGTTTATGTGGTCTATCCGTCGCGTAAACATTTATCTCCGAAAGTGCGCGCCTTTATTGATATGCTAGTGGATTGCAGCTCGGTTCACTCGCTGCCTTAA
- a CDS encoding NADPH-dependent FMN reductase: MKVLAFAASSSTKSINKTLANYAASLVTGAEFELLNINDYEMPLFSQDREEELGQPQAAKDFFAKLGEADAIIISFAEHNGTYTAAYKNLFDWTSRIDQKVFQNKPVVYLATSPGPGGAASVLATATNSAQYFAADVKASLSIPSFYDNFDMETQKLTNAELDDQLKTAVAQLTE; this comes from the coding sequence ATGAAAGTTTTAGCCTTTGCCGCCAGCAGCAGTACCAAGTCAATTAACAAAACCTTGGCCAACTACGCCGCATCACTAGTCACAGGTGCCGAGTTCGAACTGCTCAATATTAACGACTACGAAATGCCGTTATTTAGCCAAGACAGAGAGGAAGAATTAGGCCAGCCGCAAGCGGCGAAAGATTTCTTCGCCAAACTCGGTGAAGCAGACGCCATTATTATCTCGTTTGCGGAGCACAACGGTACTTACACCGCTGCCTATAAAAACCTGTTTGATTGGACGTCACGCATTGATCAAAAAGTCTTTCAAAACAAACCTGTCGTCTATTTGGCAACATCTCCAGGCCCGGGTGGCGCTGCCAGCGTACTAGCGACGGCAACCAATTCCGCACAGTACTTTGCCGCCGACGTAAAAGCATCGTTATCAATCCCGAGCTTTTACGATAACTTTGATATGGAAACGCAGAAGTTAACCAATGCTGAGTTAGATGATCAGTTAAAAACAGCGGTAGCGCAGCTGACCGAATAG
- a CDS encoding AraC family transcriptional regulator: MPSDNTSQLSASSNLGIALSIRSYTRKLSQHHHNHHQLVLPLHGNIELDIANDKQTIGPKCCAIIYQGELHSFAADECARFLVADLTDLPSKYLPQHQHYVSISDAFYAFIQYVEKQLAQPEFDDVSSALTPLFWSLLATQTSTHTIDKRLAPVLDTMAQQLANPLTLSDLAEQAHLSLSQFKAVFHQQLGTSPQQYLTNLRMEKAKALLSYTDLPIGLVAEQVGYQNASAFSRRFKEVYGQSPKAFSKH, encoded by the coding sequence TTGCCTTCAGACAATACAAGTCAGCTAAGCGCAAGCAGCAACCTAGGCATAGCGTTATCGATTCGCTCCTATACGCGAAAGCTTAGTCAGCATCACCACAATCACCACCAGTTAGTGCTGCCGCTGCATGGCAATATTGAATTAGACATCGCAAACGACAAACAAACTATTGGGCCAAAGTGTTGTGCGATTATCTATCAAGGTGAGCTACATAGTTTTGCCGCGGATGAATGCGCCCGTTTCCTAGTTGCCGATCTCACCGACTTGCCCAGCAAATATCTGCCACAGCATCAGCACTACGTTAGTATTTCTGACGCTTTTTACGCCTTTATTCAGTATGTAGAAAAGCAGCTTGCTCAACCTGAATTTGATGACGTATCTAGTGCGCTAACGCCGTTATTTTGGTCACTACTTGCTACGCAAACCAGCACACATACTATCGATAAGCGACTTGCGCCAGTGCTTGATACCATGGCACAACAACTTGCCAACCCGCTGACCTTAAGCGATCTTGCCGAGCAAGCGCATTTAAGCTTGAGTCAATTTAAAGCAGTGTTTCACCAACAACTTGGTACGAGCCCGCAACAATATTTAACGAATCTAAGAATGGAAAAAGCAAAGGCCCTGCTTAGCTATACCGATTTACCAATCGGCCTAGTAGCAGAGCAAGTGGGTTATCAAAACGCTTCTGCGTTTAGTCGGCGCTTTAAAGAAGTGTATGGCCAATCCCCTAAAGCATTTAGCAAACACTAA
- a CDS encoding DMT family transporter, giving the protein MASILGTLALFMWSSLALLAAKTTNIPAFFILSCAFFVSFGLSLLWRYQQEKRWFAKPKLTAAQWLLGITGLFGYHFCYFFALQFAPVLEVTLINYLWPLLLTLILAQREQRLFALAGGITAFLGIVVLLSGGQATFTQQDLVGYFLALGAAIIWASYSAYLSKGKSDTADIGWLSLAVALLAAICHLLFEPAINIEQPTKVQWLYLLLIGLGPLGGSFYLWEYGLSKGNHRLLASLSFFTPLCASLLLAVFAMATWSLEMAAALTLILLGGLITHTPSVVDNYRQRLSVDKVTS; this is encoded by the coding sequence ATGGCAAGTATTTTAGGTACCCTAGCACTGTTCATGTGGTCATCGTTAGCACTGCTCGCAGCTAAAACCACCAATATTCCGGCCTTTTTTATTTTAAGTTGCGCTTTCTTTGTCTCGTTTGGCTTATCGCTGTTATGGCGCTATCAACAGGAAAAACGCTGGTTTGCCAAACCTAAGTTAACAGCCGCGCAGTGGCTGCTTGGCATAACTGGTTTATTTGGCTATCACTTTTGCTACTTTTTCGCATTGCAGTTTGCACCTGTGTTGGAAGTTACGTTAATTAACTATTTATGGCCGCTACTGCTAACGCTAATCCTCGCCCAGCGAGAGCAACGACTATTTGCATTGGCAGGCGGTATCACCGCTTTTCTCGGCATTGTCGTCTTGCTATCCGGCGGACAAGCGACATTTACACAGCAAGATCTTGTTGGTTATTTTCTGGCATTAGGCGCCGCTATTATTTGGGCAAGTTATTCCGCTTATCTATCAAAAGGCAAGAGTGATACCGCAGATATTGGTTGGTTGTCACTCGCTGTTGCCCTGCTTGCGGCAATTTGTCATCTGTTATTTGAGCCTGCCATCAATATCGAACAGCCCACTAAAGTACAGTGGCTCTACTTATTGCTGATTGGCTTAGGTCCGCTGGGCGGTTCATTTTATTTGTGGGAATATGGCCTTTCCAAGGGGAATCACCGCCTTTTAGCTAGCCTGAGTTTTTTTACGCCGCTTTGCGCGTCACTGTTACTCGCTGTATTTGCTATGGCAACTTGGTCACTCGAAATGGCGGCGGCACTAACGTTAATTTTACTAGGTGGCTTGATCACCCATACGCCATCTGTTGTCGATAACTATCGTCAGAGATTAAGCGTTGATAAAGTTACTAGTTAG
- a CDS encoding helix-turn-helix domain-containing protein, which translates to MVAESGVFALNLITLTVIVFSAHLLLLRATKLQAYLPLAVCLISVGVVLSQPVLASLPTPWRVSFLILSLPALMLIAPSFWCYVCGITAQSPWQFKQVSKVHFLPFAIGGGVALIALLMPSEIQYQLLVLGDDSLLTSLSTPMQWLVGGILIVTFLLVIAWVIQSGYYVYQVIGRLHQYRRHLKDLFASTEEKEARWLTWLLLAIGVVWVLAATSLLIDNLLFSFRFDGVISGAVTLVMVWSVALWGLRQKPGFEELYTSQIVVEQVLTSSEQQQTKYQRSALSSEQANTIAAKIEQAMQQDQLYLDSSLSLQKLASHIHTSPNYISQTLNEALGANFFDYVNRYRIEAAKQALQQSNDTVVDIAMAVGFNAKSSFYTAFKKETQQTPSQYRKSVHLEAAN; encoded by the coding sequence ATGGTTGCAGAATCCGGAGTGTTCGCTCTAAACCTTATCACGCTGACGGTGATTGTTTTTAGCGCCCATTTATTATTATTGCGGGCAACAAAGTTGCAAGCCTATTTGCCATTAGCCGTCTGTTTAATCTCTGTTGGCGTGGTATTAAGTCAGCCTGTGCTCGCCAGTTTACCAACGCCTTGGCGAGTCAGTTTTTTAATCTTATCACTACCAGCGCTGATGCTCATTGCCCCGAGTTTTTGGTGCTATGTATGTGGCATTACCGCGCAGTCACCATGGCAGTTTAAGCAAGTCTCTAAGGTACATTTTCTGCCTTTTGCCATTGGCGGCGGCGTTGCATTGATTGCGCTGTTAATGCCCAGTGAAATCCAATATCAACTCTTGGTTTTGGGAGATGATAGCCTGCTTACCAGCTTATCCACACCCATGCAATGGCTGGTTGGCGGCATCTTAATCGTGACCTTTTTGCTGGTCATTGCTTGGGTGATTCAATCAGGCTATTACGTTTACCAAGTTATTGGTCGGTTACATCAATATCGCCGCCATCTAAAGGATTTATTTGCCAGCACCGAAGAAAAGGAAGCACGCTGGTTAACTTGGTTATTGTTGGCGATTGGCGTTGTTTGGGTGTTAGCCGCTACTAGCTTGTTGATTGACAATCTGCTGTTTTCCTTTCGCTTTGATGGCGTAATAAGCGGCGCTGTCACCTTAGTGATGGTGTGGAGTGTTGCCCTGTGGGGGCTACGCCAAAAGCCGGGTTTTGAAGAGCTTTACACGAGCCAAATAGTGGTTGAACAAGTATTAACAAGCAGTGAGCAGCAGCAAACAAAATACCAACGTTCAGCGCTAAGTAGCGAACAGGCAAATACTATCGCCGCCAAAATTGAACAGGCGATGCAGCAAGACCAGCTATATTTAGACTCGTCGTTATCCCTGCAAAAGCTGGCCAGTCATATTCATACTTCGCCTAACTATATTTCCCAAACCCTAAATGAAGCGTTGGGTGCGAACTTTTTCGATTATGTAAATCGATATCGCATAGAAGCGGCCAAGCAGGCTTTACAACAATCCAATGATACTGTGGTCGATATCGCCATGGCGGTTGGTTTTAATGCCAAATCGTCCTTTTATACTGCCTTTAAAAAAGAGACTCAGCAAACTCCAAGTCAATATCGAAAATCAGTGCATCTGGAAGCCGCTAATTAG
- a CDS encoding DUF2306 domain-containing protein, with protein MRQALTANRQASCHQTVGQKPLCKKPPCQKPPCQKTTATIPFNWPVVSTLALLTAIPAIPAIFILLIVAIGAGNHQELAAMINSAYFDAPAAVYVHGGSGILFFLTMPWQFSPRLRHQYAGWHKIAGRIAVIAGCVMALSGIWMHKQLTPDEQGARYLILVVMSAAICLCFLMAVWHIVNRNIARHQRWMALAVAITLAAVTPLFTGLLVMLMFSSFDQLYPTAASLHHQYDRLLGMAINLAIVELVFRKKGMPS; from the coding sequence ATGAGACAAGCATTAACAGCAAATAGGCAAGCGAGCTGCCACCAGACTGTCGGCCAAAAACCACTCTGCAAAAAACCACCCTGCCAAAAACCACCCTGCCAAAAAACGACAGCGACTATTCCATTTAATTGGCCAGTCGTAAGTACGTTAGCTTTACTGACAGCCATTCCCGCGATTCCGGCGATATTTATTTTGCTCATTGTTGCCATCGGCGCAGGCAACCATCAGGAACTTGCCGCCATGATCAACAGCGCCTATTTTGATGCACCAGCAGCAGTTTATGTTCACGGAGGCTCAGGCATTTTGTTTTTCTTGACCATGCCTTGGCAATTTTCGCCGAGATTACGCCATCAATATGCTGGCTGGCACAAAATCGCAGGTCGCATTGCCGTCATTGCGGGTTGTGTAATGGCGCTTTCCGGTATTTGGATGCACAAACAATTAACACCAGACGAACAAGGCGCACGTTACCTGATATTAGTGGTTATGAGCGCTGCTATCTGTTTATGCTTTTTGATGGCGGTTTGGCATATCGTCAACCGCAATATCGCGCGACATCAACGTTGGATGGCGCTCGCTGTTGCGATAACCTTGGCGGCGGTTACCCCGCTATTTACTGGGCTTTTAGTAATGTTGATGTTTAGCTCATTTGACCAACTCTACCCAACAGCCGCCTCGCTCCATCATCAATATGACCGCCTGTTGGGAATGGCGATTAACCTTGCTATCGTCGAACTTGTATTCCGCAAGAAAGGGATGCCTAGCTGA
- a CDS encoding SDR family NAD(P)-dependent oxidoreductase has protein sequence MQQAQETAASDSMKGKTVLITGASAGVGAEAARVFATQGANLVLIARGQQALDEITQELSAQVKVMSQTLDVNDLSQFEPLLESVMQEFGRIDVLVNNAGYHQRGDAIGIAPEDIAQMVDVNLRAPLVFSRQVIPHMKANGGGAIVNIGSLAGRMPLQGGAAYGATKAGLRSFTYALGDELKPFNIHVGVVSPGPIDTGFIMSNIDQVEDIVFSQEMSSARQVADAALTVALGKEREVCLPASGGLLTTISYLFPWLRTKLRPAMYRKGAKLKAKYKARNLALKQALKQANKQA, from the coding sequence ATGCAACAGGCACAAGAAACAGCAGCAAGCGATTCAATGAAAGGCAAAACCGTACTGATCACCGGTGCCTCAGCGGGCGTTGGCGCTGAGGCTGCACGCGTATTCGCGACACAGGGCGCGAATTTGGTTTTAATTGCTCGTGGTCAGCAGGCCTTAGATGAGATCACACAAGAGTTAAGTGCTCAGGTGAAGGTTATGAGCCAAACACTAGATGTTAATGATCTGAGCCAATTTGAGCCCTTGTTAGAAAGTGTGATGCAAGAATTTGGTCGTATCGATGTGCTGGTCAACAACGCAGGCTATCACCAACGTGGCGACGCTATTGGTATTGCGCCGGAAGATATTGCGCAAATGGTTGATGTGAATTTACGTGCGCCATTAGTGTTTTCACGACAAGTGATCCCTCATATGAAAGCCAATGGTGGCGGCGCGATTGTCAATATTGGCTCGCTTGCTGGTCGTATGCCACTGCAAGGTGGGGCGGCTTATGGCGCGACCAAAGCGGGTTTGCGTTCATTTACTTATGCACTTGGGGACGAGTTAAAGCCGTTTAATATTCACGTGGGTGTGGTGTCGCCAGGGCCAATTGATACCGGCTTTATTATGTCGAATATCGACCAAGTAGAAGATATTGTTTTTTCTCAGGAAATGAGCAGCGCCCGACAAGTGGCTGACGCTGCACTGACCGTGGCACTAGGCAAAGAGCGCGAAGTGTGTTTGCCAGCAAGCGGCGGTTTACTGACGACTATCTCGTATTTGTTTCCATGGCTGCGCACTAAGTTACGACCTGCTATGTATCGCAAAGGCGCGAAACTCAAAGCAAAATATAAAGCACGCAACTTAGCGCTTAAACAAGCACTTAAGCAAGCCAATAAGCAGGCCTAG
- a CDS encoding RluA family pseudouridine synthase: MVLCSVINERAFPLSVKPSYFIPFQSSLGTISPPKKFTYPFCYQPHKLAILAAQQLQSALSDIHPLASEQAGKMYGVLVVRNHQDQLGFLAAFSGKELGKESGKELGKESGTESSPSINFVPPVFDAERQDEFFVDKQREVNEINAEIAALSTTKVVKMLQLTADSEQAAADWQIGQLQQQHRDNRQQRKQQRLHIEAQLTQATLSPAQGKQESIELSRQSVGDKKALAALKAYWQQRIEFANSALQVKLDKIAALKKARRKLSNMLQKRLFKQYKMLNSKGEYADLISLFAETKSPTPPAGSGDCAAPKLLQYAFEHQLTPVCLAEFWWGQQPSSEIRKHGHYYPACQGKCQPILTFMLQGLALDDNPLLINPGAEKPLPIVYQDEHLVVVNKPAGLLSVPGVTIADSVATRIQAQFPNATGGLVLHRLDMATSGLLVLALNERAHKHLQKQFINKVVQKQYVALLEGKLTNKEVVNGNLANSELSKQPSKQLSNQPTKQASGEIHLPLILDIDDRPRQKVCFTDGNRAETLWQVLGFEEHGTNTRTRVKLTPVTGRTHQLRVHCAHPDGLNIPIVGDKLYGTGDKRLHLHAQHLSFLHPISQQRLHFEVAPEF; the protein is encoded by the coding sequence ATGGTACTTTGCAGTGTTATCAATGAGCGAGCGTTTCCTTTGTCTGTTAAGCCTAGCTACTTTATTCCCTTTCAATCTTCGCTCGGTACGATATCGCCACCGAAAAAGTTCACTTATCCATTTTGCTATCAACCGCATAAGCTCGCGATATTAGCGGCGCAGCAACTACAAAGCGCCCTAAGCGATATTCATCCGCTTGCCAGTGAACAAGCAGGTAAAATGTATGGGGTATTGGTGGTCAGAAATCACCAAGATCAGCTAGGTTTTCTGGCTGCCTTCTCAGGTAAAGAGCTAGGTAAAGAGTCAGGCAAGGAATTGGGTAAAGAATCAGGTACAGAAAGCTCACCATCAATCAACTTTGTGCCACCGGTATTTGATGCCGAACGCCAAGATGAATTCTTTGTGGATAAGCAGCGGGAAGTAAACGAAATAAATGCTGAAATCGCGGCGCTGTCCACCACCAAAGTCGTTAAGATGTTGCAGCTAACCGCAGATTCCGAACAAGCCGCCGCTGATTGGCAAATTGGTCAATTACAACAACAACACAGAGACAATCGTCAGCAACGTAAACAACAGCGCTTGCATATAGAAGCGCAACTAACGCAAGCCACATTATCGCCTGCGCAAGGTAAACAAGAGAGTATTGAGCTTTCGCGCCAAAGTGTTGGTGATAAAAAAGCACTAGCTGCGCTAAAAGCTTATTGGCAGCAACGCATTGAATTCGCCAATTCTGCTTTACAAGTAAAGCTCGACAAAATCGCCGCGTTAAAGAAAGCTCGTCGCAAGCTGTCAAACATGCTGCAAAAGCGGTTATTTAAGCAATACAAGATGCTCAACAGCAAAGGCGAGTATGCGGATCTCATCAGCTTGTTTGCCGAAACTAAATCGCCAACACCACCGGCGGGCAGCGGGGATTGCGCCGCGCCAAAATTGCTGCAATATGCCTTTGAACATCAGCTAACGCCCGTGTGTCTGGCTGAGTTTTGGTGGGGTCAACAACCTAGTTCAGAAATTCGTAAACACGGCCACTACTATCCCGCTTGCCAAGGTAAATGCCAACCTATTTTAACCTTTATGCTGCAAGGGCTAGCGCTAGATGATAATCCGCTACTGATCAACCCCGGTGCAGAAAAGCCGCTACCTATTGTCTATCAAGATGAACATTTGGTGGTGGTCAACAAACCTGCGGGCTTGCTATCGGTGCCCGGTGTAACTATTGCCGATTCAGTGGCAACACGTATTCAAGCACAGTTTCCCAATGCTACTGGTGGTTTAGTCTTACATCGCTTGGACATGGCAACTTCTGGCTTACTGGTATTAGCGCTGAACGAACGAGCTCACAAGCATCTGCAAAAACAGTTTATTAATAAGGTAGTGCAAAAACAGTACGTCGCATTGCTTGAAGGGAAACTAACAAACAAGGAAGTAGTTAATGGTAATTTAGCTAACAGTGAACTAAGCAAGCAACCGAGCAAGCAGCTAAGTAACCAACCAACCAAACAAGCAAGCGGCGAAATTCACTTACCGCTGATTTTGGATATTGACGACAGACCACGCCAGAAAGTCTGTTTTACTGATGGCAATCGAGCTGAAACGCTTTGGCAAGTGCTGGGTTTTGAAGAACATGGCACTAATACCCGCACGCGAGTAAAACTCACCCCTGTCACTGGCCGCACGCACCAACTACGGGTGCACTGCGCACACCCAGACGGATTAAATATCCCCATTGTTGGCGATAAGCTTTACGGCACTGGCGACAAGCGTTTACACCTGCACGCCCAACACCTTAGCTTTTTACACCCGATCTCGCAGCAGCGACTGCACTTTGAGGTAGCGCCTGAGTTCTAA